The DNA sequence GTGAGCTTCGCGTTCTCGTACGACGCCCCCGAGCGGTTCTCGATCGACGCCCAGGACTGGAGATCCAGCTGCGTGCCGGCGTCGTTCACCGTGGCCACGTAGTCGGCGCGCCAGGACATGGCGTTCGCGAGGTACGAGACCTCGACCTTCTGCTCGCCCGAGCGGTCCGCGCGGATCCGCGACACGAGCGTGGGGCGGGTCACGAGCCCCTGGGGCGGCTCCTTCAGCGCGATCTGCTCCATCTCCGTCCGGTTCAGGACCAAGATCGATCCCGATCCCTCGCGGATCACGATGGACTGGTGATCGAACGAGAGCAGGGTTCCGCGCTTCACCTGATCGTCCTTCATGGACACCTCGACCTGCTGGTCGAGGTAGCGCTCGAGGAGCCGGTCGGTGTTGACGAGGTCGAACCGATAGTCCTGCCAGAGCACGTGGAATCCGGGGTCCCCCAAGGGACGCAGGTGGACGGACGTCGGCTCGAGGGTGGACGCGACATCCGTCACGCGAAGCTCGCTCATGCCGCTCCGAACGCTGTACCGGCGAACGTCCCGGACCACGCCCAGATTCTCGTTGTAGACGGTCACGCCGATGTCCCTCGCCCCCGCGACTTCCGGGGAGACGGGGACGGCGTCACCCATGCGCGGGGCCGGCGCGGCATCACGATCCCTCGGCTGGGCCGGAAGGATCGTCGGCGCCATCGCCAGAACAACGGCCAGACCCAACGTTCCTGCCACAGCCAGGGCGGTCGATACAGGGCGCAGGTTCATTTCTTCAATACCTCCAGGTTCCGCTCCAGCTTCTCCTTGGTGGACCCGAGGGTTTCGAACTTCTCGCGTTCCCGGTCGACCACTTCCTTCTTGGCCTTGCCGAGGAAGTCTTCGTTCTGGAGCTTGCGGCGGGACGCGTCGAACTCCCGGGAGATCCGTTCATACTCCTTACGCAGCCGGCCCAGCTCCAATTCCACGTCGATGAGGCCGGCCAGGGGCAGAAAGATCTCGTGCTCGCGCACCACCGCCGAGGCCGCCACCTCCGGCTTCTGGACCTGCGGCCCCACCTCGAGGGATTCCCCCCGTCCCAGGAGGAGGATCCAGTCCCGCTGCTCCCGGAGCACGTCGGCGTCCGGGCCCTCGGCCCGGATCAGGATGGGCGCTTTGCGGGCCGGGGCGATGTTCATCTCGGACCTGAGGTTGCGCACCGCGCCCACCACCTCTTTCAGGAGCGCGATCTTGGACTCGGCCGCGGGGTTCGCCGCGCCCCTTCCCGCCGCCGGCCACTCCGCCACGGCCACGTCGCCGGTCGTGCCGGGAAGCGCGTGCCACAGCTCCTCCGTCAGGTACGGCATGAACGGATGGAGCAGCCGCAAGACCGTGCTGAACACCTGCTGGATCGTAAAGCGGACCGCCGCGGCATCCGGCGCGTTCGGCCCCGCGTAGAGGCGCGGCTTCGCCAGCTCCAGGTACCAGTCACAGAGCTCGTGCCACGTGAAATCGTAGATGTCCTTCGCCGCGTCCCCGATCCGGTAGGTCTTGAGGTTGCGCGTCACGGACCGCACCGTGGACGCGAGCTGGCTCAGGATCCAGAGGTCCGCGTCGTTCAGGAGCGGACGCGCCTTGGCCTCGTCCGGGGCGTACCCCTCGAGATGCGGATGCACCAGCCGGAACGCGTTCCAGAGCTTGTTCGCGAAGTGCCGTCCCAGATCCACGCGCTCGTCGGAGAAGCCGTGGATGTCGTTTCCCTGCGGCGACAGGAGCACGAGCGTCATGCGGAGCGAGTCGGCGCCGTAGCGATCCATCAGCTCGATCGGATCGGACGAGTTCCCGAGCGACTTCGAGAGCTTCCGGCCGTGCGCGTCCCGCACGATCCCGTGCAGGTACACCTGGCGGAACGGACACGAGCCCATGAATTCGTAGCCGGCCATCACCATGCGCGCGACCCAGAAGAAGATGATGTCGGGCCCGGTGACGAGCACGCTCGACGGATAGAAACGCTTCAGATCCGGCGTCTCCTCCGGCCACCCGAGCGTCGAAAACGGCCAGAGCCACGACGAGAACCACGTGTCGAGCACGTCCGGGTCCTGCGTGAGCTCCGTGCTGCCGCATTTCCCGCAGGTCGTGGGCGTTTCCACGGCCGCGATCTCTTCCTGGCACTTCGCGCAGGTCCACACCGGGATCCGGTGTCCCCACCAGAGCTGCCGTGAGATGCACCAGTCTCGGATCCCCTCGAGCCAGCGGAGATACACCTTCTCCCAGCGGCGCGGCAGGATCGTGAGATCGCCCTTCTCCACGCCCGCGAGCGCGGGCTCCGCCAGAGGCTTCATCTTCACGAACCACTGGAGCGAGAGATAGGGCTCCACCACCGTGTCGCAGCGGTCGCACCGCCCCACCGCGTGCCGGTGCGGCTCCACCTTCACGAGGAGTCCGCGGTCGTTCAGCGCCTCCACGATGCGCTGGCGCGCCTCCTCGCGCGTGAGCCCGCGGAAGTCCCCCGCGTTCTCGTTCATCACGGCGCCCGGATCCATCACCGTGACCGGCGAGAGGCCGTGGCGCTGCCCCATCTCGAAGTCGTTCGGATCGTGCGCGGGCGTGATCTTCACCGCGCCGGTCCCGAACTTGGGGTCCACCGACTCGTCCTGGATGATCGGCATCTCGCGGCGCAGGAAGGGCAGGATCGCCGTCTTCCCGTGGAGCGGCGCGTAGCGCTTGTCCTTGGGGTGCACCGCCACCGCCACGTCGCCGAGCATCGTCTCGGGCCGCGTCGTGGCCACCGTGAGCTTCCGCTTGGAATCCTTCACGGGGTACTGGATGACGTAGAGCTTCCCGTCCGTGTCGATGTGGTTCACTTCCTCGTCGGAGAGCGCGGTGCGGCAGCGCGGGCACCAGTTGATGATCCGGTTGCCGCGATAGATGAGTCCCTTCCGGTAGAGCCTCACGAACACCTCGCGCACGGCGCGCGAGAGCCCCTCGTCCATCGTGAACCGCTCACGGGACCAGTCCACGGAATCGCCCAGGCGCTTCATCTGCTGGGTGATCCGGCCGTGGTAGACCTCCTTCCACTTCCAGACCTCCGCCACGAACGCCTCGCGGCCCAGGTCGTGGCGGGATTTCCCCTGCTCGGCGAGACGCTTCTCCACCACGTTCTGCGTGGCGATGCCGGCGTGGTCGGTCCCGGGGAGCCAGAGGGTCGGCGCGCCGCTCATGCGCTGCCAGCGCGAGAGGAGGTCCTGGATCGTGTGGTCGAACGTGTGCCCGAAGTGGAGGCTACCGGTCACGTTCGGGGGAGGAATCAGGATCACGAAGGGCGACTCGGGCCCCTCCCGGGGGCGGAAGTAGCCCTTCTCCACCCAGTGGTCGTACCAGCGTCCTTCCACCGAGATCGGGTCGTAGTTCTTCGGGAGCTCGGTCTGTTTCGACGGCTCGGTTCGGTTCATGGGATGTGGAGATGCCCCCTGGACGGCTCCGGGTTCACGACCCCCGAGCGTCCCGCGTAAGTTTCACGTTTCCAAGCGAATGGGAAACGGTATCATAGCGCCGTAGGGGGGTCAAATTCGCCGGCCGGCAAGCGCCCCAGTGCCTTGTCCGCCCGCGACTTCCACCGTATCATCCCGACTTCCTGGGAGAGGCCCATGGATTCCCACGCCGAGACCGCCGTTCCCATGCTCCTGAATCGAGACGAGGCCCTCGCCCTGCTCCACGAACACACGGAGGGAGTGGGGCTCCGGAAGCACGCCCTCTCCGTCGAGGCAGCCATGCGGGCCTACGCGCGGAGGCTCGGTGGGGACGGGGAGCTCTGGGGCGTGACCGGGCTCCTCCACGACTTCGACTACGAGAAGCATCCCTCGAAGGAGGAGCACCCCTTCGTGGGATGCGGCATCCTTCGCGAGAGGGGCTATCCTCCGGAAATGATCGAGGCCATCCTGGGCCACGCCTCCTACAGCGGCACGCCCCGGGTCACCCCGATGGCCCGCGCGCTCTTCGCGGTGGATGAGCTGTGCGGCCTGATCACGGCCACCGCGCTGGTCCAGCCCCGGAAGACGCTCGCCGAGGTCACGACCGACTCGGTCCTTCGCAAGATGAAGAAGAAGGAG is a window from the Candidatus Eisenbacteria bacterium genome containing:
- a CDS encoding HDIG domain-containing protein, encoding MDSHAETAVPMLLNRDEALALLHEHTEGVGLRKHALSVEAAMRAYARRLGGDGELWGVTGLLHDFDYEKHPSKEEHPFVGCGILRERGYPPEMIEAILGHASYSGTPRVTPMARALFAVDELCGLITATALVQPRKTLAEVTTDSVLRKMKKKE
- a CDS encoding valine--tRNA ligase yields the protein MNRTEPSKQTELPKNYDPISVEGRWYDHWVEKGYFRPREGPESPFVILIPPPNVTGSLHFGHTFDHTIQDLLSRWQRMSGAPTLWLPGTDHAGIATQNVVEKRLAEQGKSRHDLGREAFVAEVWKWKEVYHGRITQQMKRLGDSVDWSRERFTMDEGLSRAVREVFVRLYRKGLIYRGNRIINWCPRCRTALSDEEVNHIDTDGKLYVIQYPVKDSKRKLTVATTRPETMLGDVAVAVHPKDKRYAPLHGKTAILPFLRREMPIIQDESVDPKFGTGAVKITPAHDPNDFEMGQRHGLSPVTVMDPGAVMNENAGDFRGLTREEARQRIVEALNDRGLLVKVEPHRHAVGRCDRCDTVVEPYLSLQWFVKMKPLAEPALAGVEKGDLTILPRRWEKVYLRWLEGIRDWCISRQLWWGHRIPVWTCAKCQEEIAAVETPTTCGKCGSTELTQDPDVLDTWFSSWLWPFSTLGWPEETPDLKRFYPSSVLVTGPDIIFFWVARMVMAGYEFMGSCPFRQVYLHGIVRDAHGRKLSKSLGNSSDPIELMDRYGADSLRMTLVLLSPQGNDIHGFSDERVDLGRHFANKLWNAFRLVHPHLEGYAPDEAKARPLLNDADLWILSQLASTVRSVTRNLKTYRIGDAAKDIYDFTWHELCDWYLELAKPRLYAGPNAPDAAAVRFTIQQVFSTVLRLLHPFMPYLTEELWHALPGTTGDVAVAEWPAAGRGAANPAAESKIALLKEVVGAVRNLRSEMNIAPARKAPILIRAEGPDADVLREQRDWILLLGRGESLEVGPQVQKPEVAASAVVREHEIFLPLAGLIDVELELGRLRKEYERISREFDASRRKLQNEDFLGKAKKEVVDREREKFETLGSTKEKLERNLEVLKK